One Deinococcus humi genomic window carries:
- a CDS encoding amino acid ABC transporter permease has product MNTEQLQLILQSAWAAVPTLLVGAQLTIGFALAAMVLGLPLGLIVTLLRLYAPGPVRGLASLYVSFIRGTPLLVQIFVIYYGLPSLGITLSPVVGGVLALTLNAAAYLSETMRAAILSIPRGQREAAYSLGLSRAQTMRLVILPQAARVALPSLGNSLIGLVKDTSLVSVITVVELLRSAQLVIARTFEPFGPYLAAALIYWAISSALEVVQRRLERRFSRGS; this is encoded by the coding sequence TTGAACACCGAACAACTACAACTGATTCTTCAAAGTGCCTGGGCCGCCGTGCCCACACTGCTCGTCGGAGCGCAGCTCACCATCGGCTTCGCGCTGGCGGCGATGGTGCTGGGCCTGCCGCTGGGCCTGATCGTGACGCTGCTGCGGCTGTACGCGCCGGGACCGGTGCGCGGACTGGCGTCGCTGTACGTGTCGTTCATCCGCGGCACGCCGCTGCTGGTGCAGATCTTCGTGATCTACTACGGGCTGCCCAGCCTGGGGATCACCCTCAGTCCGGTGGTGGGCGGAGTCCTGGCCCTGACCCTGAACGCCGCTGCCTACCTGTCGGAGACCATGCGCGCCGCCATCCTGAGCATTCCCAGGGGCCAGCGCGAGGCCGCCTACAGCCTGGGCCTGAGCCGCGCGCAAACCATGCGGCTGGTGATCCTGCCGCAGGCGGCGCGGGTGGCGCTGCCCAGTCTCGGCAACAGCCTGATCGGGCTGGTCAAGGACACCTCGCTGGTGTCGGTGATCACGGTGGTGGAACTGCTGCGCAGCGCGCAACTGGTGATCGCCCGCACCTTCGAGCCGTTCGGTCCGTACCTGGCTGCCGCGCTGATCTACTGGGCCATCTCCAGCGCGCTGGAAGTGGTGCAGCGGCGGCTGGAACGGCGCTTCTCGCGGGGAAGCTAA
- a CDS encoding YdcF family protein: MTHPVPPHNRPSSRSVWRRVLGGAAIGAALSTLAAFLGEVRAPEGLLLFLIMAGGLAGAFAVSRRILYLGAGALSLLLALCLLTPVLRVPLDALTLSQPPQKADAIVILGGGVQCGTRGLESSSQTRLLAGLALWRAGYAPVVTVSEQSDLFSSTCPKMSAIEREVIRALYPLGGPDVVTLGNVTTTRDEAARVRDLAGDRNWKQILLVTSPSHSRRATGIFAAQLEAGGVSVVSVPAPETRFDATLPLPSDRLYALRTVLYEGLSRVKLIVGGTPER, from the coding sequence TTGACCCACCCTGTTCCGCCCCACAACCGTCCCAGCTCGCGTTCTGTCTGGCGCCGCGTGCTGGGTGGCGCGGCGATCGGCGCGGCGCTGAGCACACTGGCCGCGTTCCTGGGCGAGGTCCGCGCACCCGAAGGCCTCCTGCTGTTCCTGATCATGGCCGGGGGCCTAGCCGGAGCCTTCGCCGTCAGCCGCCGCATCCTGTATCTGGGTGCTGGAGCTCTGTCGCTGCTCCTGGCGCTGTGCCTGCTGACGCCCGTGTTGCGCGTCCCCCTTGACGCCCTGACCCTGTCGCAACCCCCGCAGAAAGCCGACGCCATCGTGATTCTGGGGGGCGGCGTGCAATGCGGCACCCGGGGGCTGGAAAGCAGCAGTCAGACGCGCCTGCTGGCAGGGCTGGCCCTGTGGCGGGCCGGATATGCCCCCGTCGTTACCGTGTCCGAGCAATCGGATCTGTTCTCGTCCACCTGCCCCAAGATGAGCGCCATCGAGCGCGAGGTTATCCGGGCGCTGTACCCGCTGGGCGGGCCAGATGTCGTGACCCTCGGCAACGTCACCACCACCCGCGACGAGGCGGCCCGCGTGCGCGATCTCGCCGGAGACCGCAACTGGAAACAGATTCTTCTGGTGACCAGTCCCAGTCATTCGCGCCGCGCAACAGGCATCTTCGCCGCCCAGTTGGAAGCCGGGGGGGTCAGTGTCGTCAGCGTTCCGGCCCCCGAAACCCGTTTCGATGCCACGCTGCCGCTGCCCTCAGACCGGCTGTACGCGCTGCGAACGGTGCTGTACGAAGGGCTCTCGCGGGTCAAGCTGATTGTGGGTGGAACGCCGGAGCGGTAG
- a CDS encoding transporter substrate-binding domain-containing protein: MKHLFLMTALVLASSSLAATTPSTLTKGVLKIGMEGTYAPFTYKDDKGNLTGFDVDIAKAVAAKLGLKPEFVLTEWSGILAGLQANKYDVIVNQVGITPEREKAIGFSAPYAYSSPQIIVKKTGNFAPKTLADLKGKRVGVGLGSNFEKQLRDASGINVVTYPGAPEYLADLAAGRLDAAYNDRLLVGYLIKKEGLPVRGAGVIGQPEAVGIAVKKTNTGLKAAIDKALLQLKADGTYAKISRQWFGQDVSKP, encoded by the coding sequence ATGAAGCACCTCTTCCTAATGACCGCCCTCGTTCTCGCTTCCAGCAGTCTTGCCGCCACGACACCCAGCACCCTGACCAAGGGCGTGCTGAAAATTGGGATGGAGGGCACCTACGCGCCTTTCACCTATAAGGACGACAAGGGCAACCTGACTGGCTTCGACGTCGATATCGCGAAGGCAGTGGCGGCCAAGCTGGGTCTGAAGCCCGAGTTCGTCTTGACCGAATGGAGCGGCATTCTGGCGGGACTGCAGGCCAATAAATACGACGTGATCGTCAACCAGGTGGGGATCACGCCGGAGCGGGAAAAGGCCATCGGCTTCAGCGCGCCCTACGCGTACTCCTCGCCGCAGATCATCGTGAAGAAGACGGGCAACTTCGCGCCCAAAACGCTGGCGGACCTGAAAGGCAAGCGCGTGGGCGTGGGCCTGGGCAGCAACTTCGAAAAACAGCTCCGTGACGCCAGCGGTATCAACGTGGTGACCTACCCCGGCGCCCCCGAATACCTGGCGGATCTGGCTGCTGGCCGTCTGGACGCGGCCTACAATGACCGCCTGCTGGTGGGTTACCTGATCAAGAAAGAAGGGCTGCCAGTGCGCGGCGCGGGCGTGATCGGCCAGCCGGAAGCGGTGGGCATTGCCGTGAAAAAGACCAACACCGGGCTGAAGGCGGCCATTGACAAGGCGCTGCTGCAACTCAAGGCCGACGGCACCTACGCCAAGATCAGTCGCCAGTGGTTCGGGCAGGACGTCAGCAAGCCCTGA
- a CDS encoding menaquinone biosynthesis decarboxylase, producing MAFPDIQSFMRLLEERGELLRVSVPVSHELEITEIADRLVKSGGPAVLFENVRGSDHPVVIGLMGTRERTALALGVGDLDELAARVRALIDLSGGGSKLGLLSNVTKLKDAMNLPPRRVKTGPVQEVVWRGDEVDLSRIPILKCWPLDGGPFVTLPLVITRDPETGERNMGMYRMQVMGRNTTGMHWQRHKTGTKHLEKARQLGQKLEVAVAIGGDPALIYAATAPLPPIPGLDEFALAGYLRGQRYPVTRGITVDLDVPANAEFILEGYVDPSEDWVMEGPFGDHTGFYTLPDLYPLFHVTAVTMRQQPVYPATIVGRPPMEDAYLIEASERLFLPAAQLIIPEIVDYHMPPAGVAHNLVFVSIKKSYPGQAYKVANGLFGLGQMMFAKVIVVLDEEIQVNDFEAVWREVAARAVPGRDTLTTRGPIDVLDHSSRGWGYGGKLIIDATTKRPEEIGGAESSRDLQAGDLAHETVFRPHVAAELPDFEGVVAQRQTTDGYWLVALKKTRPGQAEELAGAFAAHPAAAGVRHLLICDEFTDVNNIQDVWWTILNNIDPERDVVQHGGLLAWDGARKLPQEGFVRPWPPKITMDPAVVDRVDTLWHVYGLPERWR from the coding sequence ATGGCCTTTCCCGACATCCAGAGCTTCATGCGCCTGCTGGAAGAACGTGGCGAACTGCTGCGCGTCTCGGTGCCCGTCAGTCACGAGCTGGAAATCACCGAGATCGCCGACCGTCTGGTGAAGTCCGGCGGCCCGGCAGTGCTGTTCGAGAACGTTCGTGGCAGCGACCACCCCGTGGTGATCGGCCTGATGGGCACCCGCGAGCGCACCGCCCTGGCCCTGGGCGTGGGTGACCTGGACGAGCTGGCGGCCAGGGTGCGGGCCTTGATCGATCTGAGCGGCGGCGGGAGCAAGCTGGGCCTGCTGAGTAACGTGACCAAGCTCAAGGACGCCATGAACCTGCCTCCCAGGCGGGTCAAGACTGGTCCGGTGCAGGAAGTGGTGTGGCGCGGCGACGAGGTGGACCTGTCGCGCATTCCGATCCTGAAGTGCTGGCCGCTGGATGGTGGACCGTTCGTCACTCTGCCCCTGGTGATCACCCGCGATCCCGAAACTGGGGAGCGCAACATGGGCATGTACCGCATGCAGGTCATGGGCAGGAACACGACGGGCATGCACTGGCAGCGTCACAAGACCGGCACGAAGCATCTGGAGAAGGCCAGGCAGCTGGGGCAGAAGTTGGAGGTGGCCGTTGCCATCGGCGGCGATCCGGCACTGATCTACGCGGCGACCGCGCCTTTGCCCCCTATTCCCGGCCTGGACGAGTTCGCGCTGGCCGGTTACCTGCGCGGGCAACGCTACCCGGTGACCAGGGGGATCACGGTCGATCTGGACGTGCCCGCCAACGCCGAATTCATTCTGGAAGGCTACGTCGATCCCTCTGAGGACTGGGTGATGGAGGGGCCGTTTGGCGATCACACCGGTTTCTACACGCTGCCTGACCTGTATCCGCTGTTCCACGTCACCGCCGTGACCATGCGGCAGCAGCCCGTGTACCCCGCCACCATCGTGGGGCGCCCGCCGATGGAGGACGCCTACCTGATCGAGGCCTCCGAGCGGCTGTTCCTGCCCGCTGCCCAACTGATCATTCCCGAGATCGTGGATTACCACATGCCGCCCGCTGGGGTGGCCCACAATCTGGTGTTCGTGAGCATCAAGAAGAGTTATCCGGGCCAGGCGTACAAGGTGGCCAACGGCCTGTTCGGCCTGGGGCAGATGATGTTCGCCAAGGTGATCGTCGTGCTGGACGAGGAGATCCAGGTCAATGATTTCGAGGCGGTCTGGCGCGAGGTGGCCGCCAGAGCCGTGCCGGGCCGCGATACCCTGACCACGCGCGGCCCCATCGACGTGCTGGATCACAGCAGCCGAGGCTGGGGCTACGGGGGCAAACTGATCATCGACGCCACCACCAAGCGCCCCGAGGAGATCGGCGGGGCCGAATCCAGTCGTGATCTTCAGGCAGGCGATCTGGCGCACGAAACGGTGTTCAGGCCGCACGTCGCCGCCGAATTGCCGGACTTCGAGGGCGTGGTGGCGCAGCGCCAGACCACGGATGGCTACTGGCTGGTGGCCCTGAAGAAAACCCGCCCCGGTCAGGCCGAGGAACTGGCGGGTGCCTTCGCCGCCCATCCCGCCGCCGCAGGAGTGCGTCATCTGCTGATCTGCGACGAATTCACCGATGTCAACAACATCCAGGACGTGTGGTGGACGATCCTCAACAACATTGATCCGGAGCGGGATGTGGTTCAGCACGGCGGCCTGCTCGCCTGGGACGGCGCGCGCAAGCTGCCTCAGGAAGGCTTTGTGCGCCCCTGGCCCCCCAAGATCACGATGGACCCGGCGGTGGTGGACCGGGTGGACACCCTGTGGCACGTTTACGGCTTGCCAGAACGGTGGCGTTGA
- a CDS encoding sulfurtransferase, whose product MTQPDSPLKSAEWLVEHVQDSNLRLLDCRYALSDPLVGRIAYLEGHIPGAIYADLETDLSGPVREDGAGGRHPLPDPAALAEWLGSVGIGNDRVVVAYDDPATGQGFYAARAWWLLRWLGHAQVYVLDGGWPAYLSAGGRVDTADAEYAPVSFAPDVQPGMVADADEVANRAPNTLLIDSRAPARYRGETEPLDRKAGHIPGAVNRDWSGALDSAGRWHDGERQAARLETDESSTITYCGSGVSATPNLLARELAGVPLGPDNRLYAGSWSDWVSDDARPVAVGEEEQGG is encoded by the coding sequence ATGACCCAACCCGACTCGCCTCTGAAATCTGCCGAATGGCTGGTGGAGCATGTGCAGGATTCCAATCTGCGCTTGCTGGATTGTCGCTACGCCCTGAGCGATCCGCTGGTGGGTCGCATCGCCTATCTAGAGGGCCACATTCCCGGAGCTATCTACGCCGATCTGGAAACGGACCTGAGCGGACCCGTGCGCGAGGACGGCGCGGGCGGACGTCACCCGTTGCCCGATCCAGCGGCGCTGGCAGAGTGGCTGGGAAGTGTGGGGATCGGCAATGACAGAGTGGTGGTGGCCTACGACGATCCGGCAACCGGCCAAGGTTTTTACGCCGCCCGCGCATGGTGGCTGCTGCGCTGGCTGGGGCACGCGCAGGTCTACGTGCTGGACGGCGGCTGGCCCGCTTATCTGTCGGCGGGCGGTAGGGTGGACACGGCGGATGCCGAATACGCACCCGTCTCCTTTGCTCCGGACGTACAACCCGGCATGGTGGCCGATGCAGACGAGGTGGCCAACCGCGCTCCCAACACGCTGCTGATCGATTCGCGCGCTCCGGCCCGTTACCGAGGCGAGACTGAACCCCTTGACCGGAAAGCCGGACATATTCCGGGAGCGGTCAATCGCGACTGGAGCGGCGCGCTGGACAGTGCAGGGCGCTGGCACGACGGTGAACGGCAGGCCGCGCGGCTGGAGACGGACGAATCTTCCACCATCACGTATTGTGGCAGTGGCGTGAGCGCCACCCCCAACCTGCTGGCCCGGGAGCTGGCAGGCGTGCCGCTGGGACCGGATAACCGTCTATACGCTGGATCATGGAGCGACTGGGTCAGCGACGACGCGCGGCCTGTGGCAGTGGGAGAGGAGGAGCAGGGCGGGTAA
- a CDS encoding transporter substrate-binding domain-containing protein, whose product MRALRSTVVLGTALIFGIATSSLAQTAPTLTKGVLKIAVEGTYAPFTFKDDKGNLTGFDVDVARALAAKLGLKPEFVLTEWSGILAGLQANKYDVIINQVGITAERQKSIAFSDPYVFSRPQIAVHSTRGQEYKTLADLKGKRVGVGLGTVFEKDLRDAGGITVVTYPGTPEYLADLASGRLDAIYNDRLLIGYLAKSQGLPIKGVGDAGSVDSMGIAMKKTNTGLKAAVDAALKSMKADGTLAKIGQQWFGQDVSKP is encoded by the coding sequence ATGCGCGCACTCCGTTCCACGGTCGTTCTGGGCACCGCTCTGATCTTCGGGATCGCCACGTCCTCGCTGGCCCAGACCGCGCCCACGCTCACCAAAGGCGTGCTGAAGATCGCCGTGGAAGGCACCTACGCGCCGTTTACCTTCAAGGACGACAAGGGTAATCTGACTGGCTTTGACGTGGATGTGGCGCGGGCGCTGGCGGCCAAGCTGGGCCTCAAGCCCGAATTTGTGCTGACCGAGTGGAGCGGCATCCTGGCAGGATTGCAGGCCAATAAATACGACGTGATCATCAACCAGGTGGGCATCACCGCCGAGCGGCAGAAGAGCATCGCCTTCAGCGATCCCTACGTCTTCAGCCGCCCGCAGATCGCCGTCCACAGCACCAGGGGACAGGAGTACAAGACGCTGGCGGACCTCAAGGGCAAGCGGGTGGGCGTCGGGCTGGGCACCGTGTTCGAGAAGGACCTGCGCGACGCGGGCGGCATCACCGTGGTGACGTACCCTGGCACCCCGGAGTACCTGGCAGACCTGGCCAGTGGCCGCCTGGACGCCATTTACAACGACCGCCTGCTGATCGGCTACCTGGCCAAATCGCAGGGCCTGCCCATCAAGGGTGTCGGCGACGCCGGTTCGGTGGACAGCATGGGCATAGCGATGAAGAAGACCAACACGGGACTCAAGGCGGCGGTAGACGCCGCGCTCAAGAGCATGAAAGCCGACGGCACGCTGGCAAAGATCGGTCAGCAGTGGTTCGGGCAGGACGTCAGCAAACCCTGA
- the hemW gene encoding radical SAM family heme chaperone HemW, which yields MSRPVPPFPTLNAPILDGTVRHLYVHVPFCPSICPYCDFHVLTRKSGQVEKYLERLEAEAAWLASQYDIDLDTVYLGGGTPSFLRDAEIGALVGSVRRHLGWGAAENTLEINPGTVSPARAALWRELGFDRASVGVQSLDDATLKFLGRQHDAAGAREAVTTLIGAGFRVSGDLITAVPGQPLDSDVHGLVDLGVDHISAYTLTVEPGTEFARRGVTVHEDDERAGFERTEALLTAHGFARYEISNYARPGQESRHNLAYWNNRTYLGLGPGAAGQYPLAPKSGGTLTSRRTNPHLHTWLTGEQGEPEPIDAEEYVTDALFMGLRLRAGLNLNDLSRRSGLDVRARYAQVIAAQVQRGWLALDGAYLRATPAGWWVLNRVVTDFLEA from the coding sequence GTGAGCCGTCCTGTCCCCCCTTTCCCCACGCTGAACGCCCCCATCCTTGATGGCACGGTGCGCCACCTGTACGTCCACGTTCCCTTCTGCCCAAGCATCTGCCCGTATTGCGATTTTCATGTGCTAACGCGAAAGAGCGGGCAGGTGGAGAAGTACCTGGAGCGGTTGGAGGCCGAGGCGGCGTGGCTGGCCTCCCAGTACGACATCGATCTGGACACCGTATACCTGGGCGGCGGTACCCCCAGTTTTCTGCGCGACGCCGAGATCGGGGCGCTGGTGGGCAGCGTTCGCCGTCACCTGGGCTGGGGAGCAGCGGAGAACACGCTGGAGATCAACCCTGGCACGGTCAGCCCGGCCAGGGCAGCGCTGTGGCGAGAACTGGGTTTTGACCGGGCCAGTGTGGGCGTGCAGAGTCTGGACGACGCCACCCTGAAGTTCCTGGGCCGCCAGCACGACGCGGCTGGGGCACGGGAGGCCGTGACCACTCTGATCGGCGCGGGCTTCCGGGTGTCCGGGGATCTGATCACCGCCGTGCCCGGGCAGCCACTGGACAGCGACGTTCACGGCCTGGTGGACTTAGGCGTGGACCACATCAGCGCGTATACCCTGACGGTCGAACCCGGCACCGAGTTCGCCCGGCGCGGCGTGACGGTACACGAGGACGACGAGCGTGCGGGCTTCGAGCGCACTGAGGCGCTGCTGACTGCCCACGGTTTTGCCCGCTATGAGATCAGCAACTACGCGCGCCCCGGTCAGGAATCGCGCCACAACCTCGCGTACTGGAACAACCGGACCTACCTGGGGTTGGGGCCGGGGGCGGCGGGACAGTACCCGCTGGCTCCGAAGTCCGGGGGAACGCTGACATCGAGACGCACCAATCCCCATCTGCACACCTGGCTGACTGGCGAGCAGGGCGAGCCCGAGCCCATTGATGCCGAGGAGTACGTTACCGACGCGCTGTTCATGGGGCTGCGGCTTCGGGCGGGTCTGAATCTGAATGACCTCTCAAGGCGCAGTGGGCTGGACGTGCGGGCACGCTACGCGCAAGTCATCGCCGCTCAGGTGCAGCGCGGCTGGCTGGCACTGGACGGCGCATACCTGCGGGCCACGCCTGCGGGCTGGTGGGTGCTCAACCGCGTGGTGACGGACTTTCTGGAGGCATGA
- a CDS encoding mechanosensitive ion channel family protein, protein MANEVDTSRLLGVDTISGTVIKAWNDAVQSAAEYGPSLLLALALAALYTLVFWGISRALHSVVRRIVPPEAQPVTHRILRLVLRLTLLMLVLISASALFPLLAKYGPAIFRVYALLLLLYVGWTLLDFVLHRQTRRWGLDASLNLLMTNVVRVVWATSGIYLIFQQFNVNLLPILGGLGVLGLAVGFAAQDILANLISGVTLLLDRPFRIGDWIRVKDQEGQVSGLTLRTTRIRTRDNEFVSIPNKDVAGAVVVNLTAGGPLRLNVQIGVEYRERVEDVRRILLEVMAAHPRVEKSPAPLLLVRELSASSVDVIMRFWVSEANIASYPVISMQMLEAAKEALQASGMNIPFPHLQLHIDGAKGLETLLPAALDRPARPQREEH, encoded by the coding sequence ATGGCGAATGAAGTCGACACCTCCCGCCTGCTGGGCGTGGACACCATCTCCGGCACGGTGATCAAGGCCTGGAACGACGCCGTGCAATCCGCCGCAGAGTACGGCCCGTCGCTGCTGCTGGCGCTGGCGCTGGCCGCGCTGTACACGCTGGTGTTCTGGGGGATCTCACGCGCCCTGCACAGCGTGGTCAGACGCATCGTACCGCCCGAGGCCCAGCCCGTGACGCACCGCATTCTGCGGCTGGTGCTGCGCCTGACCCTGTTGATGCTGGTGCTGATCTCGGCCTCGGCGCTCTTTCCTCTGCTGGCAAAGTATGGCCCGGCCATCTTCCGGGTCTACGCCCTGCTTCTGCTGCTGTACGTGGGCTGGACCCTGCTGGATTTCGTGCTGCACCGCCAGACCCGGCGCTGGGGTCTGGACGCCAGCCTGAACCTGCTGATGACAAATGTCGTGCGGGTGGTCTGGGCAACGAGCGGCATCTACCTGATCTTCCAGCAGTTCAACGTCAACCTGCTGCCCATCCTGGGCGGTCTGGGGGTGCTGGGACTGGCGGTGGGTTTTGCCGCGCAGGACATCCTTGCCAACCTGATCAGCGGCGTGACCCTGCTGCTGGACCGGCCTTTCCGGATTGGTGACTGGATTCGCGTGAAGGATCAGGAGGGCCAGGTCAGCGGCCTGACCCTGCGGACCACCCGCATCCGCACCCGCGACAACGAATTCGTGTCCATTCCCAACAAGGACGTGGCCGGTGCCGTGGTGGTCAACCTCACGGCGGGCGGTCCGCTCCGGTTGAACGTGCAGATCGGCGTGGAGTACCGCGAGCGGGTAGAGGACGTGCGCCGCATTCTGCTGGAGGTGATGGCCGCGCATCCCAGGGTCGAGAAAAGCCCGGCCCCGCTGCTGCTGGTCAGAGAACTGAGCGCGTCCAGCGTGGACGTGATCATGCGTTTCTGGGTCAGCGAGGCCAACATTGCCTCCTACCCGGTTATCTCCATGCAGATGCTGGAGGCGGCCAAGGAAGCCTTGCAGGCCAGCGGTATGAACATTCCCTTTCCGCACCTTCAGCTCCATATCGACGGGGCGAAGGGATTGGAGACGCTGTTGCCCGCCGCATTGGACCGTCCGGCCCGGCCCCAGCGTGAGGAGCATTGA
- a CDS encoding DNA topoisomerase IB, whose amino-acid sequence MPGRTDLLQEEYLRREGNDPKKFKYFWPDGTPYQDEDGISRIASLAVPPAYTDVFVSPDADAELQAFGRDAAGRLQYRYHPDFVQAGALKKWQRLTRFATALPTLREVTTGDLRLQGLPPRKVMALMTRLLHVAHFRVGSDAYARRHKTYGLSTLRQQHVTVEGSLVTFHFRGKHGIEQHKATRNATLANNIGKLLELPGPWLFQTVAEESRRRVHAPELNNYLKEVIGPFTAKDFRTWGGTLLAAEYLAEAGVAETERAARKVLVECVKHVAEDLGNTPAVTRGSYICPVIFDRYLEGKVLDDYEPRAGRLPAELEGLSRSEAALKRLLESEKALKQGRVRRARAA is encoded by the coding sequence ATGCCGGGCCGTACCGACCTCCTGCAGGAGGAGTACCTGCGCCGCGAGGGCAACGATCCGAAAAAATTTAAGTACTTCTGGCCAGATGGAACGCCCTACCAGGATGAGGACGGGATCTCGCGCATCGCCAGCCTGGCCGTGCCGCCCGCCTACACCGACGTGTTTGTCTCGCCCGACGCCGACGCCGAGTTGCAGGCCTTTGGCCGGGACGCCGCCGGACGGCTGCAATACCGCTACCATCCCGATTTCGTGCAGGCCGGGGCCCTGAAGAAGTGGCAGCGGCTGACGCGTTTTGCCACCGCGCTGCCGACGCTTCGCGAGGTGACCACCGGCGACCTGCGCCTCCAGGGCCTCCCGCCGCGCAAGGTGATGGCCCTGATGACCCGGCTGCTGCATGTCGCGCATTTCCGGGTGGGCAGCGACGCCTACGCCCGGCGGCACAAGACCTATGGCCTCAGCACCTTGCGCCAGCAGCACGTCACGGTGGAGGGCAGCCTGGTCACCTTCCACTTCCGGGGCAAGCACGGCATCGAGCAGCACAAGGCCACGCGCAACGCCACGCTGGCGAACAACATCGGGAAACTCCTGGAACTGCCCGGCCCGTGGCTGTTCCAGACGGTAGCAGAGGAGAGCCGACGCCGCGTCCACGCCCCGGAGCTGAACAATTACCTGAAAGAGGTGATCGGCCCTTTCACGGCCAAGGACTTCCGCACCTGGGGCGGCACGCTGCTGGCGGCCGAGTATCTGGCCGAGGCTGGCGTGGCGGAGACCGAGCGCGCGGCCCGCAAGGTGCTGGTGGAGTGCGTCAAGCATGTGGCCGAGGATCTGGGCAACACGCCTGCCGTCACGCGCGGCAGCTACATCTGCCCGGTGATCTTTGACCGTTATCTGGAGGGCAAGGTGCTGGACGACTACGAACCCCGTGCCGGACGCCTCCCCGCGGAACTCGAAGGCCTGAGCCGCAGCGAGGCAGCCTTGAAACGGCTGCTGGAGAGCGAGAAAGCACTGAAGCAGGGGAGAGTCAGGCGGGCGCGGGCAGCCTGA
- the solA gene encoding N-methyl-L-tryptophan oxidase, whose protein sequence is MRQHVQFVVIGAGAAGSAAAYALARRRQDVLLLEQFHVGHERGSSFGPSRIFRLAYEEPDYAGLAQAALASWRALERESGQQLYWQTGGLDLGPAGTPSLEAVYASLSTLEVSPQRISRRELARRYPQWQVPSDWEAVYSPEAGIVSPQRTLRTLTDLARHHGAQVKEGVLALEIEPGQRPTVVTSAGVVTCDHLIVAAGAWLPSLVPELQAVLSVTLAASSFYRPDNLSAFGPERFPVFITHDEFQAYGFPAFDVPGVKLGVDVVRPVTTGETRTFEVPARVIEASDTFMRRFLPGASAVMERQTCLITRVPGGDFILAPHPDCPQVTLASPCSGHGFKFTPLLGELLAAQALGERHPWHLPRFALPSGAGWQTAREQPLTGGL, encoded by the coding sequence ATGAGGCAGCATGTCCAGTTTGTGGTGATCGGGGCGGGGGCGGCAGGTAGCGCGGCGGCCTATGCGCTGGCCAGACGTAGGCAGGACGTGCTGCTGCTGGAACAGTTCCATGTCGGCCACGAGCGCGGCTCAAGCTTCGGGCCGTCGCGGATCTTCCGGCTGGCCTACGAGGAACCGGATTATGCCGGACTGGCGCAGGCAGCGCTGGCGTCATGGCGGGCGTTGGAACGCGAGTCGGGCCAGCAACTGTACTGGCAGACTGGGGGACTGGATCTCGGCCCTGCCGGAACGCCCAGTCTGGAAGCGGTTTACGCTTCCTTGAGCACGTTGGAGGTGTCTCCACAACGCATAAGCCGCCGTGAACTGGCCCGGCGCTACCCGCAGTGGCAGGTGCCCTCCGACTGGGAAGCGGTGTACTCGCCCGAGGCGGGCATCGTCAGTCCGCAACGGACCCTGAGGACGCTGACGGACCTCGCGCGCCACCACGGGGCACAGGTCAAGGAAGGCGTGCTGGCGCTGGAGATCGAACCGGGCCAGCGCCCCACCGTCGTGACGAGCGCGGGCGTGGTGACCTGTGATCACCTGATCGTGGCGGCGGGGGCGTGGTTGCCGAGCCTGGTGCCGGAGTTACAGGCTGTGCTGAGCGTAACGCTGGCGGCCTCCAGCTTCTACCGCCCGGACAACCTGAGCGCCTTTGGGCCGGAACGTTTTCCGGTGTTCATCACCCACGACGAATTTCAGGCGTACGGCTTTCCAGCATTCGACGTCCCCGGCGTGAAGCTGGGCGTGGACGTGGTGCGCCCCGTCACCACTGGCGAGACCCGCACCTTTGAGGTCCCCGCGCGGGTCATCGAGGCGTCCGACACGTTCATGCGGCGCTTTTTGCCAGGCGCCAGCGCCGTCATGGAACGCCAGACCTGCCTGATCACCCGCGTGCCGGGGGGCGATTTTATTCTCGCGCCGCATCCGGACTGCCCACAGGTCACGCTGGCCTCGCCGTGTTCGGGCCACGGTTTCAAGTTCACGCCGCTGCTGGGCGAGTTGCTGGCAGCTCAGGCGCTGGGCGAGCGACATCCCTGGCACCTGCCGCGCTTCGCGCTGCCCTCCGGGGCTGGATGGCAGACCGCGAGGGAACAGCCCCTGACAGGAGGCTTATAG